GGTGACTGGAGGACAGACCTGCACAAGTTGCTTTGTAATGTCGGGGCACCAACTGGGTGTCCCGCTTTAATgaagtcaaaaaaaaacaaaacaaaagtggacgCGATGGCCCCAACAAAACACACCTTTTCAGCCCAAAAGACAAATTGACTTTGCAGTTGTGTGAACACGATGGCGCTTGCTTCGTATCGAGTTTCTGTGTCCAACAGCAGACTCCATCCTCTGGTGGTCAGCAGCTTTTCAAGAGTCCCACCCAGAAGGACAGGGGCAGCTCTGGGCACTGCGGCTGAGTCAGTTCCCCTCATTTGGtttcttctcagagctgcaggtggaTAAGGAGAGACAGTCAGTGTGAGCGCCCTCTCTCGTCTCGGAGTGGTCTCACTTACCTCAGCAGAGACAGGAAGGTCATCTCCAGgtgggcacacatgtgtgacaatacatagaacTGGCCTGCTCATTTGTTTGCACTGCTTGTATTGTTGTATTCAGCAGCACTTTGAGAATTGATTCTCATTAcatgtttatttgcacttcatttttgttcatctttGTATTAACATGGAGTTGATAGTTtggaaatgtaacaataaatgtaataaatgattcctgtaaatttaaaaaatagcaaatgtaaatTTGGTGTAAAACACATTATGACTTCTTTGGGACTTGAAAATTAAGACTTGACTCAAAACCTGCCTAACCTGACTCAGGACTTGGGAGTgaagaggagaagaaaaaggagaagaagtgaGAGATGGAAATAAATAGAAGGAGAGCAGTGACAGGGCGTCAACACCAGAGGGCAGAGCTGAGCAGAGCAGAGGACTTGGGGTCCTGCAGGTTTGGTGACGTCTGTGTGACTGATGGCCTTTGCTGTGCACTCATAATTTGAAGCCAAgtctaatatttttaacattttgtatgaATATTTCTGGTATCATTTGGAAAGCCTTGTAAAGACCCCGCCATCTTTATTCCACCCCCTTATTGTCCACTGGCCTTTTCTGACTTTTTTAAACAGATGTCATTGAAAAGGTAGGACATAAAGAAATGAGCTGCTGTTGTGACAAATTCAAACTGTGAGGACACAAACATGTCACTCCTGTGACCCCCACACGTCCCATGAAGTCAGCTGATAAAGTGCTGTGGATTTCCTTTGCTGTCATTTTGGTCAAATCACTTATGGGCAGAGCTGGGAAtggacagcagtggtcagcagtCATGGGGGTCTCTTCACAGTCCACTCAGACCACCTCTGTGCCCACTGGACTGAACTCTGGGCCTCTGACAGTCCATTTGAAGCTCGTCCTCCTGCTTTATTACAAATTAGTAGAAGGAATAAGAAAACTGAGCTCAGCACCACTGAGGTGTTTAGTGGACAAAGGTCAGCTGGTCAGTGTCACCGGTCAGTATGTGAGGTCTGAGTGGCCGAGGACAAAAGTGTCTCATGTCAGTCTTGTCCTCCATGTCCATTATGTCATCATTCAGTGTTTGTCCTTTTAAACCAACAGAGTGTCATCGGCATCATCTAATTACTGTGACGTGAGGAGAGTCCATCATGACAAACAGCTGAGTGTTAAGCTCTGCAGTGACCAGAATGTCTAACAGTTGTCTTTGCATGATGTCCTACAAATCAGACAAAATGTCTACACATCCTAAGTCCTGAATGACACAAAGAAATCCCACTTTGTCACAATCCCCCCCccattgtcaccttctacaagTCCACGTGGCCTCTTAAGTGCAGGACGCTGTCAGTCTCATTTCTTTGAGGTTCATCTCCAATATTAATGTCCGTGTGTCCGTTTCAATGACTTCTCACCTGTCAATACAGCATGAAGGCAGGAGACCCTCTCAGGTGTTTGGTGCCTTACTTATAAGAACAGCGATGGTCTTGGGTTCAAACAGGCTCAGTGAAAAGTAAAAATGCCAGCAGTCATTGAGCCTTTGAGCTCTGTGGccttatgtctgtctgtctgtctgtccctcctcatgtcctcacttctctctctttatctccacAGCCTGGCTGATTGTGGTCTGACTTCCAGGTCTTCCTCATCTCTCTCCTCAGTCCTCTCTTCTCCACACTCACAGCTGACTGAACTCCACCTGAGCAGAAACAAACTGGGAGATTCAGAAGCTCATCAGCTGTGTGAGGGTCTGCGAACCTCAAACTGTAAATTAAGGACACTGAGGTGAGTAAACAGGGTGAGGTATGTGGAGTTATGAAGTTACAGCTGACCACCTGATGGAAGGACTGATCACAGGACACCACATGGACTGACTGAAGGAAGGAGAAGGACAGGCAGTGGGACGAGAAGGACAAAGAGCAGTGGACAAGTGGAGCTGAACGGAGGTGACAGACAGGGAGGACAACAAAGATAATGAGAGACGACAGAAGGAGAACAACAAAGAGGAGGAGTGTGAGCTGAGAAAAGGAAGAGCAGAAAAGGTGGACAGACAGAGGGACAAGGGCACAGGGAGGAGAGGTGACAGGATCAGGACAGCAGgcagagtggacaggaggagagggtggacagggttatgggggtcacTTGGAACTAACAAGACAGAGAAGAGCTAATGTCTGTGGACATGATGGTGAGGGGACAACAAGAAGAAACAAGAGGACAGAAAATGAGAGAAGACAGGAGAGTGAGGAGGAgtgggaaagaaaataaaaaagagagagactgaacattAATTAAGAGAGCAGGACACAGGAAGTGAACACAGAGGGGTCAACAACATGTCACCTGGATAGACCACCTTCTGTTGTGATTGCTCTAATAGCACAATATAACAAAGGGGTGAGGCCTCTAGAATAGCCCACCAAAAAAATGCCACCCCCAGGCAGGCCCACCTCAGGCAAACAGGAggcttaataataattcattacatttatatagcgcttttctcagtactcaaagcgttATCCACACAGGGAAGAACTGGGAAGCGAGCCCACAATCTTCCACACTCTCCTGTGAGGCTTCAGGCCTGACTAGGCCTCAGAAAGGAGCTCaggcttttaaattcaaaataaaattcaaaagagtCTTAGAGGTGTGAAGTGAGTCTGAC
The window above is part of the Polypterus senegalus isolate Bchr_013 unplaced genomic scaffold, ASM1683550v1 scaffold_5571, whole genome shotgun sequence genome. Proteins encoded here:
- the LOC120522231 gene encoding ribonuclease inhibitor-like — its product is MPAVIEPLSSVALCLSVCLSLLMSSLLSLYLHSLADCGLTSRSSSSLSSVLSSPHSQLTELHLSRNKLGDSEAHQLCEGLRTSNCKLRTLRLSGNEISESEKMNLRSLQEQLNRTGRQVDIST